One window of the Triticum dicoccoides isolate Atlit2015 ecotype Zavitan chromosome 3B, WEW_v2.0, whole genome shotgun sequence genome contains the following:
- the LOC119281339 gene encoding WRKY transcription factor 71-like, which translates to MSSGGGGGGDQGRHGLYHQHGHGQLTRYDGAGGYELSNDDMESFFFNQPEGVGGGVRDDEIAPYSSITNYLQGFLLDPAGLARHLDVPAKHELSVDVRSHDQESQGTGSAAGESAALLTPNSSVSFSSGGGDGEGKSRRSNKGRAQEADDQEDGKDHEDGESSKTANNKPKKKAEKRPRLPRVSFLTKSEVDHLEDGYRWRKYGQKAVKNSPYPRSYYRCTTPKCGVKKQVERSYQDPSTVITTYEGQHTHHSPASLRGSAAHLFMPPGLHGLPPPHLIPPGVFHPELMSMMRMPYPSPNMHLLSVPPPPHHHPASHPMAGTLQQHHFTDYALLQDLSPSTMPNNP; encoded by the exons ATGTCTTCCGGTGGTGGCGGGGGAGGGGATCAGGGCCGTCATGGCCTCTACCACCAGCATGGCCACGGCCAACTCACCCGCTACGATGGCGCCGGCGGCTACGAGCTCAGCAACGACGACATGGAGAGCTTCTTCTTCAACCAGCCCGAGGGCGTCGGCGGTGGTGTACGCGACGACGAGATCGCGCCGTACTCGAGCATCACGAACTACCTGCAGGGGTTCTTGTTGGACCCCGCCGGGCTAGCTCGGCATCTCGACGTGCCGGCCAAGCACGAGCTGTCGGTCGACGTTAGGAGCCATGACCAAGAGAGCCAGGGCACCGGCAGCGCTGCTGGAGAAAGCGCGGCGCTGCTAACACCCAACTCATCGGTGTCTTTCTCGTCCGGAGGCGGGGACGGTGAGGGAAAGTCTCGCCGGAGCAACAAGGGCCGGGCGCAGGAGGCGGATGACCAGGAGGATGGGAAGGACCATGAAGATGGGGAAAGTTCCAAGACAGC GAATAACAAACCCAAAAAGAAAGCCGAGAAGAGGCCGCGGCTGCCCCGCGTCTCCTTCCTCACCAAGAGCGAGGTCGATCACCTCGAGGACGGCTACCGGTGGCGCAAATACGGCCAGAAGGCCGTCAAGAACAGCCCTTATCCAAG GAGCTACTACCGGTGCACGACGCCCAAGTGCGGCGTGAAGAAGCAGGTGGAGCGGTCGTACCAGGACCCGTCGACGGTGATCACCACGTACGAAGGGCAGCACACGCACCACAGCCCCGCCAGCCTCCGGGGAAGCGCCGCGCACCTCTTTATGCCCCCCGGACTCCACGGGCTCCCGCCGCCGCACCTCATACCGCCGGGGGTGTTCCACCCAGAGCTGATGAGCATGATGCGCATGCCCTACCCAAGCCCTAACATGCACCTGCTGAGCGTGCCACCGCCTCCCCATCATCATCCAGCCTCTCATCCAATGGCGGGAACTCTCCAGCAGCACCATTTCACTGACTACGCGCTATTGCAAGACCTTTCCCCTTCCACAATGCCCAACAACCCCTGA